Below is a window of Oceanipulchritudo coccoides DNA.
CCTTGTTCTCAGCCTTCAGGTCATAGACTTTCAGTTCCTCTTCAAAAGGGGCCAGGCCACAGAGCAATTCACCCTGTTCGCTCATCACCATCGAGTGGCCGTCGAAGACCAGTTCATCATTTCCTCCCACGGCATTCACGTAGACAACCGGTTTTCCTGAGCGGAGGGCCGCTGTCCGGACGATGGCCTGTCGGGTGGGATCCTTTCCATAGTGCCAGGGGCTGGCCGATAAGTTCAGGATCATGTCGATGTCGGCCTTCTCAAAGAAGCCGACCGGGTCGCAATCGTAGTGGCGGCTTGTCTCGATGATCGGTCCGGTCCAGATGTCCTCACAAATGGTGACCCCAAGGCGCCAACCTTTCCAGCTGATGATTGTCGGCTCGCTATCCGACTCAAAGTAACGGTCTTCGTCGAAGACATCGTAGGTGGGCAACAGGCACTTTTTCGCCACGTGGCGCACCTTTCCCCGCTCACACCATGCCGCCGCATTGAAGAACCGGCGGCCTTTCTCTGATTTATTCACCTCTACATATCCGATCAGGGCGGGGACGGATCCCACTGTCTCGGCAATCTCCTTCAGGTAACGGATGTTGTCCGAGACAAAACAGGATTTGAACAAGAGGTCACGGGGAGGGTAGCCGGTCAGCACCAGCTCCGGAAACAAGACCAGCTCAGCACCTGCTTCAACAAGTTTGTCGTAGCTCTCGATGATCCGGGCCTTGTTCCCCTCGAAGTCACCGACAATCGTGTTGATTTGTGCCAGGCCAATTTTCATTAGGTCTGCTATAATGTTTACTAATCGACATTTGCAAACCGAAAAGTTTAACTTATAGGAAGTTTTTAATCCCGCTATTGCAGGATTGCCCGTACATCCCCCTCGACATAGGCCAGGTTGATCCGGGCCTGCGCATACTGGTATTCGGCCTCGACCAAGGCATCCTCCGCATCAGCCAGATTGGCTTGGGCATCGACCACATCGCTATTGTCAGCCACCCCTTCCTCAAATCGGATCCGGGAAAGTTCAAATTCCCGCTCATTGAGGGCGACGGCCCGGCGAGCCACCTCGACCCGGCGAAACCCGGATTCCATGGTTTGCAAGGCCAAGCGGTAATCCGCCTCGATCTGGGCCGTCAAATCCTCGAGCTCGAGCTCCTTTTGCCGCAGGGCGGCGGCGGCGGCGCGCTTTTGGGCATCCAGCCGGAATCCCTCAAAAATGGGCATCGAGAGCCCGATACCGACAGCCCACTGTTCCTCCATCGAATCGCTCCATGACTCCGAGGCGAGTCCCCATTCCCCGGTCAGGTCGAGGGATGGGAGCCGGTCCCGCTTGCTGGCGCGGAGGGCCAGGCTTTCCCGCTCAAGCTCCGTCTGCAAACGGCGGTAATCGGGTCGTTTTTCCAAGACGTCCGCTAGCCCGGACCTGTCATAATCCAGTTCAGCGAGTTCGATATCGAAGGCTTCCCGGACGAGGTTCAACTGGTTATCCAGTGAAATATTGAGGATGCGCTTCAGGCGCAGCGAGCTATCCATGAGGGTTGTCTCCTGTTGGAGGCGTGCCAGCTCATTTGTCGCAAGGCGTACTTCCGCGCGGGTCACGTCAAGATCCGTGGCGACCCCGGCATCCTGCTGGTCCCTGGCAATCCGCAGGAGCAGGCGGTCGCGCTCGAGGTTTGCATCGATCACATCAAGCCGGCGCTGGTTTCGCCAATGCGCGAAGTAGGCCAAGCCGATGGAGCGAAGCACCTCCTGGACGGTGTTATCCAGCTGAAGCCTGGTCGCTTGAAGGGTCAGTTTGGAAATTTTCCAGTCATCCCAGGTTCGGGTGTTCACAAGCGAGAGCCTTGCGCGCAACAAGGCATCAAAGCGGTCATTGAAGTAACGCTTTTTTGCGCCCGGCAGGGCTGCGCTGAAAGCATCGACGGTTGGATTCATGGATCGCCCCTGTGAGGCTTGGAGACTGACCTGTGGAAGGAGCCCGCTGCGGGCACTGCGAGTGGCCTCTTCCTGCACGACAAGTCCCTGTTCCGACAAGAGAATCTGGAAGTTTGCTTCCGGGGCCCGGTCGAGGGCACCCTTCAAGTTCAGATCCACGGTTGCTGCGAGGATAAGGCTGTTTCCACACAAGATGAACAATAAGAACAAATGTTTCTTGAGCATGATTGTATTTGTGACCAGCAAATCGCTGTTTGCAACAGCTGAGGGACCTTCCCGAATCCATTTCCCGTGGAAGCCGTGCTTGAAAACAGTGCGCAGCTTGTGCAGGGTCCTCGTTCAATACATTAGATGACTTTTATTACACAACTTCAGTCCTCCTGGGAATCGACGGCCTCCATGGTTTGTGTTGGTCTGGATCCTCAGATGGATCGGTTGCCGGCATCGATACGGACAGCAGGCAAGCCGTTCCTTGAATTCAACAAACGCATCATCGACGCGACGCTCCCCTACGCCTGTGCTTACAAGCCCCAGTTTGCCTATTTTGCGGCCGAGAACCGGCTTGATGAATTGCTGCAAACAATGGATTACCTGCGGGAGGTGGCTCCGGGACGGATTGTCATCCTCGATGCCAAGCGCGGGGACATTGGCAGTACCGCTGACCAGTATGCGCGGGAAGCGTTTGAATTCTATAAGGCACACGCTGTCACGGTGAATCCCTACATGGGTGGAGACACCTTGCTTCCTTTCACCCGCTTTGCTGAGAAAGGTGTTGTCGTGCTCTGCAAGACATCCAATCCCGGCTCGGCGGAGCTGCAGGATCTCATTCTTGAAAATGGGGATCCGCTTTATCTGGAGGTGGCCAAAAGGGCAGCACGGGACTGGAACGCAAATCGCAATCTTTGCCTGGTCGTTGGAGCAACCTATCCGAAGGAGCTTGCCCGAATTCGGGAATCAGTCGGCGAGATGCCTTTGCTGGTTCCTGGAATTGGTGCCCAGGGCGGTGATCTTGAAGCAACCCTCCGGGCCGGTTTGCGTGCGGATGGGTGGGGACTCCTTATCAACAGTTCCCGGGGAATTCTTTATGCCTCCTCTGGCGATGATTTTGCCGAGGCTGCCGGGGCCGCTGCCAGGGAATTACAAGAGGCCTGCCTGTCCTTCCAAAAAAACATCCTTCAGGAGGCCGCGCAATGACCTGTTCCCTCAAATGGTATCGACGCAATGAATTCGGCAAGCGCCAGCAGATTGAGTTCAAACTGATCCGCGAGAAGCCTGAATGGAAAATTCATCGAGAGCGGCATGAGCCGCGTGAAGTGTATGAGCCCGATGAACAGGATTGGGACGATTTGCTCGATTTCATGGCCCGCCAGCTCAACCGGGGAAAGGTCTATCCAAAGGATTTGGAGATTGTTCAGCGGCTCAAGGAACGAGCGCTTGAGTAGGCTCAGGTAAACCGCGAGACAGCCCACTCGGATGGTGGACTTTTCCCTTCCAGAAGAATGCGCGCAAGCAGGTTCACTGCCATCGGTGCCTGCAGAACTCCCTTGGATCCCATCGCATTCAGGATAAACCAGTTCGCCTTCTCGGGATGCTGTCCGATGACCGGATTGTAATCCTCGACGATCGGTCTTACCCCGGCTACTTGGTCTTGCACATGGAAAGGAATTTGCGTCAATAGATGAAGCCGTTCCTGCAGATCTTCGGCTCCGTCAAGGGAAGGCCCCCCTTCAAAATTGGACCAGCTGTAGGTGGCTCCGACACGCCAGAGATCCTCCTCGATCGGTTGAACCCAGCAACCCTGGTTGTAGATGCGATCTCGAGGCAACTCTTCCTCAAAGCGGACAATGAGCATTTCCCCCTTTGCCGGATTGTGTGGGATGAATGACCAATGGGAATTGTTCGCCACTTGCCAGCCTTCGCAGAAACACAGCACTTCATTTAAACCTGCTTCTTCCGCTTCATTGGGGTCCCACTGTTGCTCAATCAGGCGTCCATCCTTTTTCAGCCAGTCGCGCATTGCCGAACAGAGTAGCGGCAGATTAGCCCATCCGCCCTGCTTGGTGAGGAAGCTGCCAAAGACGTCGTTTAGGTGCGGAAAAGTGTTTTCCAAAAACCGTTCCTCGACGAAGGCTTTGCTCTCATGAGAACTCAGGGTCCGCTCAAAGCGGTCAATCTGGGTTGGCTCCGCGAACATGCGCAGGATCGGGCAGGGATTCCAGATATCCGTCCCCAGATGTTTCCTGACGAGGGCCATGCTTTGACCAATCTCCGCCAGCAACTCATCGATTCGTTCAGGGGGGCGAAAATGCCGGCCGGCGAGCGGATTCACGATTCCCGGGGCTACCGGGGAGGCTGTGCCGGGAAGGCTGACATCCTGAACAACGAACGGGATCCCCTTTTCATGAAGCGCCAAAGCGAGAAGGCTACCCGTCAGACCTTGCCCGATTATGCGGATCCGGTCGGCGTTTGAGACGATTTCGACTGGCTTGACTGGTGCTTGCATTTTGATCGGCCTCTTCTACCCTAAGTCTTAAATTTAACAAAGGATATTTTGATGAAGAGCACTATTCAAGGGATCAAGTCCATGTTTCGACACCCGGATCTCGGGTTGATGATCATCCGTGCCGCACTGGGGATTATTCTCATGCTTGCCGGATGGAACAAGTTCATGGCGGGTGAGGCCCAACTCCAATGGGTCGGCTCCAATATGAAATATATCGGGATGGATGTGGGAACCGACACGCTGGCAGCATTGTTCTATGGTGTCCTTGCAGCTGGAACTGAGCTTCTCGGCGGCCTTCTCCTGATTGCTGGTTGGCTCTTTCGCACCGCTACCGTGCCGCTCATGGGGACCATGTTTATCGCTACGCTCTTCAAATACCAAACAACGGCCGGCGATCTGACCCAGTTTGGATACCCGATGATCTTCTTCTTTGTCCTCCTCGGTCTCCTGCTGATTGGCCCCGGTAAATTCAGCTTGCAGCGGGATTAGGACCACTTCGAAGAAACTGGAATTTGGTCTGGGGCTCTCAGGAATTTCCCTCGTACCCGTAGGTCTCGAGCATGGTTTGAACAGCCATGGGAAAAGTCTCGTAGCGGCTCCCTGAGTCGATGGCTTCTTCGCAGCAATGCAGATAGCCTGCTGCATCCGTCAAACTGGGCCGGTGCGCGGTGCCCCGCAGGTGATCGGCGAATACCTCGAATGCCGCAAGCCAATCGTTGAGCGATTCGCCGGATTCATCGATATCGGAAAGGAAGCCTTCCAGGGCAGCTGCCTCATCCGGTTCCCTCGAGAGAAAGAGGGCCAACTGTCGGGTAGCGCCGGGAGAGGGCAGGGCAACAACAACCCGCTCGAGTACTCCCCGGGGCAGATCCGGCAACGCAGCCAGGGCCTGCAACCATGAAATGCGCAGGGATTCGGCTCCATGAGCCTTCTTCAAGGCGAACTTTTCGATGAGATCAGATGGATTCATACGGGGTCCCGGAAGGAAAGAATATTTGCTATTTCCGAAACGGCCATGATCCTCGCTGTATCTCTGTGGTCAATGAATAAGGGTAAGGAACGCTGTCTGCCTTGCGAGGCGCCCGGTATATCCGGATTTGGGTTTCGTATTGGTATTTCCCTTGCACTCTCCGGGCAGGCCATGGTTTTCGGCCTTGGATACAATAATGCACTGGCCTCCGGTGAAGCTCCCTCACCTGAAAGTACCCTTTACTGGGTGTTGCATGGGTCGCTCATCCTCTCCTCGATAGTGGTCATCGGTCTTCTGGGGGGACCACTCCTGAAGGAAAGTGTGAAGGCCCTCCGCGATCTGCGCTTCAGTGTCGAGGCCCTGTTTGTCCTCAGTACGGTGGGTGCGCTGGGAGGGTCTCTTATTTCCACGATCACTGGGGAAGGGAGTGTCTATTACGAGGTCGTTTCTTTGGTTCTCTGCGTGTACGCCATCGGGAAACAGGTCGGGGCGGTCCAGAAAGGGCAACTCGGGGCAGCAGTCTCCTCCTTTAGAAATGCCTTTGATGTAGCGACTATCCAAATGCCGGACGGTCAACGTGAGCGCCTTCCGGTGTCCCGGTTAAACAATTCACACGTGGTCCTCGTCTCCCCGGGGGATCCAATTCCGATCGATGCAGTTATCAGCGAGGGCAGTGGTTACATCCGGGAAACTTCCCTGACGGGAGAGCCGGCGCCTGTCTCCAAAAAGGCGGGCGATGAGGTCCTGGCAGGGACCTGGTCGGTTGACGGCAATTTGAAGTTGGTCCCGAAGCTCGGCCAGCCGCGCACAATTGACCAGATCCTCGAACTGCTCGAAGCTGCCCCAGCTGCCCCATCCAAATTACAGAAGACAGCTGACCGACTGATGCAGGTCTTTGTTCCCGTGGTCAGCCTGACCTCCCTGGCGACCTTTTTGGGCTGGTTTTTCGTTTCCTGCGAGCCCTGGTGGGACGCCCTTTTCAATTCCATGGCGGTTCTGCTGGTGGCTTGTCCTTGTGCGCTCGGGTTGGCCATGCCGGCCGGCATCTGGGCGGGGCTTTTCTACATGAGCCAACGTGGAGTGGTCGGCCGACACGGGCATTTGCTGGATACGCTGGCCGAATGCCAGACCGTCATCTTCGACAAAACGGGGACCTTGAGCCATTTTGACTTGAAGGCGGACACGTCCCAGCTCGGGCATGGTGATATGGAGCGCTTCCGGGTCATTGATGAAGTGGCCAGTCTAGGCGCGGCCAGCCACCACCCTGTGAGTCAGGCCTTGGCGGAATTGTCGGAGATGCGCCTGGCCGTCAGCGCGGTCCAGGTTTACCCGGGCGCTGGCATCGGGGGAAACGTCGGGGGTGATTCACTGGTCATCGGCGAGCTGGGCCTGCTGGAGGAAAAAGGAATCCGCCTTCCGGACGAACTGCCCTCTGGCCATGGCAAGCCGGTGCATGTGGCACGCTCGGGAGTTTATGCCGGTGCGCTTTTCCTCAATGAGGTCCTGCGGGAAGAGGCGGGCGCGACTTTGCAGGCCCTTCGCGAATTGGGCTGCCGGTGTATGATCTTAAGCGGTGATCCGGGATCCGAGCATGCCGCTATCGGCGATGTGCCGGTTGAGGGAGGGCTGAGCCCGGAAGCCAAGGCTGAGAGGGTTCTGATGGCCACTGAGGAGGGGGGCGAAGTGCTGTTTGTCGGGGACGGGGTCAACGATGTCCTCGCGATGCAGGCAAGCCATTCGGCTCTGGCCATTGATCTTGGGGCAGCTCTGGCAACTGAGTTTGCGGATGGATTGCTGGTGGAGGGCCAGATCTCGGCCTTGCCGGGGGCTATTCGCCACGCCCGGAAATTGAAGGCTGCCCTGCAGGGGAACCTCCTCTTTGCGCTCTGTTATAATTTGATTGGCATGGGGCTCGCCGCAGGTGGCGTGCTGCATCCTGTTGTGGCCGCACTCTTGATGGTGGGCTCTTCGGCTGTTGTTTCCTTCCGCGCCTTGAGCGTCGCCAGCCGGGTCTCCTGAGCGACCGCCTATTAGAATTTATTAGCGGGCTATGGCTCAGGGAAGATTGATTCTAAAAAATTGGTTTGATCCGGAATTTTCTGTTGCCTCCGCATCGTTATCGACCACAAGGACAGTATTCCTCATGTCAGGCGATTTTGTCGCTTGTTCTCACCGGGGGTCGAATTCTGCTTAATCAGACTATGCCAGATCAAAAAATCCGTCGAAAAACTTTTATTACGACCATCGGGGCTGCTGCCTTGGGTTGGGTCGGTCTCCGGGCGGACACGCGTCCGGAAAATCACGCCTTGAAGGCCTCCACTTCCGGAGCCGAGGGCCGTGCCACCAAGGAGCCACGCGCAGTTCCCTGTGCCGGGCGAACACTCTGACAACCGATTTAAAGGGCTTAATCAATGGCGAATCTTTTTCCCAAATGGTCTAACACGGTCCCCTTGCGACTCGTCCTTGCCGTAATGGTGCTAGGCGTGACCGCGGTTGCCGGCGTGACATACTATCTTACACCGAAGTACTCGCGTGTGGGCTATGCGCCCAAGCAACCTGTTGCCTACAATCACTATCTTCATGCCGAGCAATTGGGGATTGATTGCCGGTACTGCCACTCCTACGTGGACGAATCCGGACATGCCAATGTCCCCGATGCCGGAACCTGCATGAATTGCCACAGCCAGGTCAAGAAGGACAGCCCGCTGCTTGAGCCGATCCGGACAAGCTACGAGACGGGTGAACCGGTGGAATGGGTCCGCATCCACAAGGTGCCGGACTACGTGTATTTCAATCACGCTGTCCACGTGAACCGGGGTGTCAGCTGTGTGGAGTGCCATGGCGAGATCAACAAAATGGAAGTGGTCCATCACTCCGAGCCGCTATCAATGGCCTTTTGCCTCGATTGTCACCGGAATCCTGAAGACAAGATCCGCCCGCTGGACGAGGTCTACAACTTGAACTGGACACCGGAAAACGAGGCGGCTCATGCCGAATGGGCCAAGGAAGCCGTCATCAACTGGAATGTTAACCCTCCGCAAAGCTGCTCAGGCTGTCACCGATGAATCGCAAATCCAACCAACCTGAACCTGAAAACGCGGACATGACTGGTCCTCACTATTGGCGCAGTCTCGATGAGCTGGCAGACAAACCAGCCTTCAAGGAATGGCTGCATCGTGAATTTCCGGAAGGAGCTTCCGAAGCGGAGGGCGTCAATCGCCGGAATTTCCTCAAGATCATGGCCGCTTCCTTTGCCGTAGCCGGTATGGGAGCTGCCGGGTGTCGTCGTCCTGAGCAGTATATTCTTCCGTACAGCAAGCAGCCGGAAGGGACTATTCCCGGAATCCCGGTCTATTTTACGACCTCCTTTCCCGACGGAAAAGACAACCTCCCGCTGGTTGTGGAGACGCATCAACACCGCCCCACGCATATTGAAGGAAATCGTGATTTTCTTCCCTACGGTGGCGGGATCAGCCGCTTTGCCTCCGCATCGGTCCTGAATTTGTATGATCCCGACCGCATGACCTCGGCCTACGAGGGAACACGCCGGATCAGCTCCGAGCGTGTGAAGGATATCCTTGCCGGTCTCAGCGCAAAGTTTGGACCAACCAACGGACAGGGCATGGCTATTCTAGCCGAGCCATCCACTTCACCGACCCGCCTGCGCCTCAAAAAAGCCATTTTGAAGAAGTATCCCCGCCTTGTCTGGGCGGAATACAGTGCGGTGGACCAGGACAATCCTGAGCGTGCGGCCGCCCGCCTTCTTGGAAGGCCAGCCCGACCGCTTTATGATCTGGAGAAGGCCAAGCGCATTCTCAGTGTGGATGCGGATTTCCTGAATGACGAACCGGGAAGCGTCGGCTTGGCCCGCTCCTTCAGCCGTACCCGCAAGGTCAAGGACCAGGCGGATGCCAAGAAGATGGCGCGCCTCTACGTGGCGGAATCCGCTTTCACACTGACCGGGACCATGGGCGATCATCGCCTGCGCCTCTCAACTGGCAATATGACCGCCTTCATGGCAGCGCTTGTTGCGGAACTGCTCGAACTCACGAACGGGGATCCGCGCATGGCAACATTCCTCCGTGAGCGTTCGTCCGGCTTACCCATTGAGGCCAAGTGGATCCACGAATGTGCCCGCGACCTCGTGGATCATCCGGGAAAGAGCGTTGTTGTCCCCGGTACCCACCTGAGCGTGGAAGCCCAGCAACTCGCGATTTATGCAAACCAGCTACTCGGTGCACTGGACAAGACCGTCTCCTTCCTTGAACTGCCGGAAGACAGTTCCCTCAGCCTGAGTGAGCTTGCCGGACAGATCAAGAGCGGCTCAATCGAGAGCCTGCTGGTCATGGGAGGAAATCCCGTCTATGACGCACCGGCTGACTTGGACTGGAAAGCCCTGCAAAAGTCGGTCCCGGAAGTGATTCGCTTCGGTTACTATTTTGACGAGACCAGCCTTGAGGCCGGGATCAATATTGCCGCAACCCATTTTCTGGAATCCTGGAGCGATGGCCGCACCCTTGACGGAACTTATGTGCCGGTTCAACCGATGATCATGCCGCTGTTTGACAGCATGCAGGAGCTGGAGCTCCTCGGGCGGCTCGCCGGTGAGGCCCTGACTGACCCGTACGGCATGGTTCTCTCCACGTTTTCGGCTGAATACGCCGGATCGGACAAGGATTTCCAGCGCC
It encodes the following:
- a CDS encoding TolC family protein, with amino-acid sequence MLKKHLFLLFILCGNSLILAATVDLNLKGALDRAPEANFQILLSEQGLVVQEEATRSARSGLLPQVSLQASQGRSMNPTVDAFSAALPGAKKRYFNDRFDALLRARLSLVNTRTWDDWKISKLTLQATRLQLDNTVQEVLRSIGLAYFAHWRNQRRLDVIDANLERDRLLLRIARDQQDAGVATDLDVTRAEVRLATNELARLQQETTLMDSSLRLKRILNISLDNQLNLVREAFDIELAELDYDRSGLADVLEKRPDYRRLQTELERESLALRASKRDRLPSLDLTGEWGLASESWSDSMEEQWAVGIGLSMPIFEGFRLDAQKRAAAAALRQKELELEDLTAQIEADYRLALQTMESGFRRVEVARRAVALNEREFELSRIRFEEGVADNSDVVDAQANLADAEDALVEAEYQYAQARINLAYVEGDVRAILQ
- the pyrF gene encoding orotidine-5'-phosphate decarboxylase codes for the protein MTFITQLQSSWESTASMVCVGLDPQMDRLPASIRTAGKPFLEFNKRIIDATLPYACAYKPQFAYFAAENRLDELLQTMDYLREVAPGRIVILDAKRGDIGSTADQYAREAFEFYKAHAVTVNPYMGGDTLLPFTRFAEKGVVVLCKTSNPGSAELQDLILENGDPLYLEVAKRAARDWNANRNLCLVVGATYPKELARIRESVGEMPLLVPGIGAQGGDLEATLRAGLRADGWGLLINSSRGILYASSGDDFAEAAGAAARELQEACLSFQKNILQEAAQ
- a CDS encoding NAD(P)/FAD-dependent oxidoreductase — its product is MQAPVKPVEIVSNADRIRIIGQGLTGSLLALALHEKGIPFVVQDVSLPGTASPVAPGIVNPLAGRHFRPPERIDELLAEIGQSMALVRKHLGTDIWNPCPILRMFAEPTQIDRFERTLSSHESKAFVEERFLENTFPHLNDVFGSFLTKQGGWANLPLLCSAMRDWLKKDGRLIEQQWDPNEAEEAGLNEVLCFCEGWQVANNSHWSFIPHNPAKGEMLIVRFEEELPRDRIYNQGCWVQPIEEDLWRVGATYSWSNFEGGPSLDGAEDLQERLHLLTQIPFHVQDQVAGVRPIVEDYNPVIGQHPEKANWFILNAMGSKGVLQAPMAVNLLARILLEGKSPPSEWAVSRFT
- a CDS encoding DoxX family protein, giving the protein MKSTIQGIKSMFRHPDLGLMIIRAALGIILMLAGWNKFMAGEAQLQWVGSNMKYIGMDVGTDTLAALFYGVLAAGTELLGGLLLIAGWLFRTATVPLMGTMFIATLFKYQTTAGDLTQFGYPMIFFFVLLGLLLIGPGKFSLQRD
- a CDS encoding heavy metal translocating P-type ATPase, translating into MNKGKERCLPCEAPGISGFGFRIGISLALSGQAMVFGLGYNNALASGEAPSPESTLYWVLHGSLILSSIVVIGLLGGPLLKESVKALRDLRFSVEALFVLSTVGALGGSLISTITGEGSVYYEVVSLVLCVYAIGKQVGAVQKGQLGAAVSSFRNAFDVATIQMPDGQRERLPVSRLNNSHVVLVSPGDPIPIDAVISEGSGYIRETSLTGEPAPVSKKAGDEVLAGTWSVDGNLKLVPKLGQPRTIDQILELLEAAPAAPSKLQKTADRLMQVFVPVVSLTSLATFLGWFFVSCEPWWDALFNSMAVLLVACPCALGLAMPAGIWAGLFYMSQRGVVGRHGHLLDTLAECQTVIFDKTGTLSHFDLKADTSQLGHGDMERFRVIDEVASLGAASHHPVSQALAELSEMRLAVSAVQVYPGAGIGGNVGGDSLVIGELGLLEEKGIRLPDELPSGHGKPVHVARSGVYAGALFLNEVLREEAGATLQALRELGCRCMILSGDPGSEHAAIGDVPVEGGLSPEAKAERVLMATEEGGEVLFVGDGVNDVLAMQASHSALAIDLGAALATEFADGLLVEGQISALPGAIRHARKLKAALQGNLLFALCYNLIGMGLAAGGVLHPVVAALLMVGSSAVVSFRALSVASRVS
- a CDS encoding cytochrome c3 family protein, translated to MANLFPKWSNTVPLRLVLAVMVLGVTAVAGVTYYLTPKYSRVGYAPKQPVAYNHYLHAEQLGIDCRYCHSYVDESGHANVPDAGTCMNCHSQVKKDSPLLEPIRTSYETGEPVEWVRIHKVPDYVYFNHAVHVNRGVSCVECHGEINKMEVVHHSEPLSMAFCLDCHRNPEDKIRPLDEVYNLNWTPENEAAHAEWAKEAVINWNVNPPQSCSGCHR